In a single window of the Acidimicrobiia bacterium genome:
- a CDS encoding amino acid ABC transporter permease yields the protein MTEPFVNEISESEVAPDKPSAGAIRWARENLFSTFFNSVLSLLMLALIVVFVRGLLSYVFAEERLWNVIPRNMKLYWTEAYPVAEMTRTWVSLGIVLVLAGLSLAVWKVGGKTAPRQFGRTLTSIGITGLVVAILADAPSGIRVGAAAVGAVLFLAGQAVRMMAGERFKEETIHIRSVLLGILLIIGVIVWILPIETGTKTSLTIQGVLLVVSYLLGGVVVRVVSEGLARGVLVGLWLLSLPVVYLVVQRAPVTADVPVMSVFLPSAVAFIVLGGGLLWWMSSGNAGEGGRLAAGVVVIAALGCWLVSMPMLVRFLLLALATFALAAPTFGGTGKAQKNIVIAWSVTVLITAYFMVMMQAETGLVGLQGEFIGGLNLTFLLAVSGLVISFPIGIMLALGRTSSMPIFRLLSTGYIETVRGVPLITVLFFGNLVINRFLPREVELDNIVKAIVAIALFSAAYLAENVRGGLQSIPKGQYEAAKAMGLSTVQMTVFITLPQALRSVIPAIVGQVISLFKDTSLVAIIGLADFLRVARDIVPNQPASLGSLQESLLFAMVIYWIFTFNVSRASLRLERKLGVGER from the coding sequence ATGACCGAACCATTTGTCAACGAGATCAGCGAGTCCGAGGTTGCACCTGACAAACCGTCGGCCGGTGCGATCCGCTGGGCCAGGGAGAACCTCTTCTCGACGTTCTTCAACTCGGTCCTCTCTTTGTTGATGCTGGCGCTGATCGTGGTGTTCGTGAGAGGCCTCTTGAGCTACGTGTTTGCCGAGGAGCGGCTGTGGAACGTCATTCCTCGCAACATGAAGCTGTACTGGACAGAGGCCTATCCCGTCGCCGAAATGACCAGGACCTGGGTCTCGCTGGGGATCGTCCTGGTGCTGGCGGGATTGAGTCTGGCCGTCTGGAAAGTGGGCGGGAAAACCGCCCCGCGTCAATTCGGTAGGACGCTGACTTCCATCGGCATCACCGGCCTGGTGGTCGCCATCCTGGCCGATGCACCGTCCGGCATTCGGGTCGGCGCCGCTGCGGTTGGCGCCGTTCTCTTTTTGGCGGGCCAGGCGGTTCGGATGATGGCCGGTGAGCGGTTCAAAGAAGAAACGATCCACATCCGCTCCGTTCTCCTCGGCATCCTGCTGATCATCGGCGTCATTGTCTGGATACTCCCGATCGAGACCGGCACCAAAACCAGCTTGACCATTCAAGGTGTGCTGCTGGTCGTGTCGTACCTCCTGGGCGGGGTGGTCGTCCGCGTTGTTTCAGAAGGCTTGGCCCGCGGCGTCCTGGTCGGCCTGTGGTTGTTGTCTCTTCCTGTGGTTTACCTGGTCGTTCAGCGGGCACCGGTGACCGCCGACGTGCCGGTGATGTCGGTCTTCCTGCCCTCCGCCGTTGCGTTCATCGTGCTTGGTGGGGGCTTGCTGTGGTGGATGAGCTCCGGGAATGCCGGCGAGGGCGGGCGCCTGGCGGCCGGCGTTGTGGTAATCGCGGCTCTCGGTTGCTGGCTGGTCTCGATGCCGATGTTGGTTAGGTTCCTGCTGCTGGCTCTGGCCACGTTTGCCCTGGCGGCTCCGACGTTCGGTGGAACCGGGAAGGCGCAGAAGAACATCGTCATCGCCTGGTCGGTCACGGTGCTGATCACGGCCTACTTCATGGTCATGATGCAAGCGGAAACCGGCCTCGTGGGCCTCCAGGGGGAGTTCATCGGCGGCCTCAACCTGACCTTCCTGCTCGCCGTTTCCGGCCTGGTCATCTCGTTCCCGATCGGAATCATGCTGGCGCTCGGCCGTACCTCATCGATGCCCATTTTCCGGCTTCTCAGCACCGGGTACATCGAAACCGTGCGCGGGGTTCCGCTGATCACGGTGCTTTTCTTCGGCAACCTGGTGATCAACAGATTCCTACCCCGCGAGGTCGAACTCGACAACATCGTGAAAGCAATCGTGGCGATCGCCCTGTTCTCCGCCGCGTACCTGGCTGAGAACGTGCGCGGTGGTCTCCAGTCGATTCCGAAGGGTCAGTACGAGGCAGCCAAGGCGATGGGTCTCTCCACCGTCCAGATGACCGTGTTCATCACGCTTCCGCAGGCGTTGCGGTCGGTGATCCCGGCCATCGTCGGGCAGGTCATTTCCCTGTTCAAGGACACATCGCTTGTGGCGATCATCGGTCTCGCAGACTTCTTGCGGGTCGCCCGCGACATCGTGCCCAACCAGCCTGCCTCGCTGGGCAGCCTCCAGGAGAGCCTCCTGTTTGCGATGGTCATCTACTGGATCTTCACATTCAATGTCAGTCGCGCCAGCTTGAGGTTGGAGCGGAAGCTCGGCGTCGGCGAGCGGTAA
- a CDS encoding ABC-2 family transporter protein: protein MNGFRLAAMHWKVGAMHELQYRVNFFLQLVDSAIRLATGLVAIYLVFAHIDNLAGWSRHELLAVMGIHILLSGIVRTFIEPNVFQFIYTIGEGEFDYVLARPVDSQLMVSIRNLRFWQLVDVVVGAVVIVWAVSGIVETTSWFEVLGFLVAVFCGVIILYCMWMILASAAFKWIRVDDTAQLLNGLFQAGRWPVTIYPGWLRLTLTFVVPLAFAITVPAEGLTSRLTGGTLALTVTVTGVMLLVTRAAWQYGVRHYSGASA, encoded by the coding sequence GTGAACGGGTTCCGGCTCGCCGCGATGCACTGGAAGGTCGGCGCCATGCATGAACTCCAGTACCGGGTCAACTTCTTCCTCCAGTTGGTCGATTCGGCCATCCGTTTGGCAACGGGACTGGTGGCGATCTACCTCGTTTTCGCCCACATCGACAACCTGGCCGGCTGGAGTCGACATGAACTGCTGGCCGTCATGGGCATTCACATCCTGCTGTCCGGGATCGTGCGGACGTTCATCGAGCCGAATGTGTTTCAGTTCATCTACACGATCGGCGAGGGCGAGTTCGACTACGTGCTGGCGCGACCGGTCGACTCACAGCTGATGGTGAGCATCCGCAACCTGCGGTTCTGGCAACTGGTGGATGTCGTGGTCGGCGCGGTAGTGATCGTTTGGGCGGTGAGCGGGATCGTCGAAACGACCTCCTGGTTCGAGGTGTTGGGATTCCTCGTAGCCGTGTTCTGCGGGGTGATCATCCTCTACTGCATGTGGATGATCCTGGCTTCGGCTGCCTTCAAGTGGATTCGTGTTGACGACACGGCTCAACTGCTGAATGGTCTGTTCCAGGCGGGCCGCTGGCCGGTCACCATCTACCCCGGCTGGCTCCGATTGACCCTCACGTTCGTCGTTCCCCTGGCCTTTGCCATCACGGTCCCCGCCGAGGGCCTAACCTCGCGGCTCACCGGGGGAACGCTGGCCCTGACGGTGACCGTGACGGGAGTCATGCTCCTGGTCACCCGGGCCGCATGGCAGTACGGGGTGCGCCACTATTCGGGTGCCTCTGCCTGA
- a CDS encoding ABC-2 family transporter protein, translating into MRKLVSVYAAEMKFAVANQMQYRWAAFFSLTGFLIEPVVYLVVWRTVAEQGGPIGGYGVAEFTSYYIVWTLVRNMNLALAPGAWDYWIQSGRISNDLMHPVAVYHRQLAGFAGFKFVWILLWFPVAAVLSLIFKPELSPTLLQGLVFFVAIWLGYIIRFSLLFLLGLISFWTTRAQALIEIMIGAELLLSGRLVPLAVMPEWVERLAGWLPFQWTFQYPIEVLIGQLSNRDVFIGLGM; encoded by the coding sequence GTGAGGAAGCTGGTCTCCGTCTATGCGGCGGAGATGAAGTTCGCAGTCGCCAATCAGATGCAGTATCGGTGGGCCGCCTTCTTCAGCTTGACCGGGTTTCTCATCGAGCCGGTGGTCTACCTCGTGGTGTGGCGAACCGTCGCCGAACAAGGTGGCCCGATCGGCGGCTACGGCGTTGCCGAGTTCACGTCCTACTACATCGTGTGGACGCTGGTGAGGAACATGAACCTGGCGCTGGCTCCCGGCGCCTGGGACTACTGGATCCAGTCCGGCCGCATCTCAAACGACCTCATGCATCCGGTGGCCGTCTATCACCGGCAGCTGGCCGGCTTCGCCGGATTCAAGTTCGTCTGGATCTTGCTGTGGTTCCCGGTGGCAGCCGTCCTTTCGCTCATCTTCAAGCCGGAGCTCAGCCCTACATTGCTCCAGGGCCTCGTGTTCTTTGTGGCCATCTGGCTCGGCTACATCATCAGATTCTCACTGCTGTTCCTGTTGGGGCTCATCAGCTTCTGGACGACGCGGGCCCAGGCTTTGATCGAGATCATGATCGGGGCGGAGTTGCTGTTGTCGGGTCGATTGGTTCCGCTGGCCGTTATGCCCGAATGGGTGGAGCGCCTGGCCGGTTGGCTCCCGTTTCAATGGACCTTCCAGTATCCGATAGAGGTGTTGATCGGACAGTTGAGCAATCGGGACGTTTTCATCGGCCTCGGCATGTAG
- a CDS encoding ATP-binding cassette domain-containing protein → MPTVDVQDLKKVFKVPVRETGLRNSLRSLFKREHRMVEAVKGVSFSLEPGEIVGFLGPNGAGKTTTLKMLSGLLYPDGGMAHVLGFRPERRQAEFLRRVALIMGNRNSLQWDLPVADSLELRRAIYEVDRGDFEQRKDAYVEMLDVGGLLTKPVRNLSLGERMKVEILASLLPHPQVLFLDEPTIGLDITMQKRIREFVATYAAATGASVLLTSHYMADVTALAERVIVIHRGSILFDGDLAGLSDRFTAHKTIVVAVAGELGTLTHLGRVLEQNSFKATLEVPKEAIASVAARLLADYSVTDLSIEDPPIEDVIEHAFAIGDAQAAEEEEDVRS, encoded by the coding sequence ATGCCCACCGTCGACGTTCAGGATCTCAAGAAGGTGTTCAAAGTGCCGGTGCGGGAGACCGGGCTGCGGAATTCCTTGCGGTCGCTGTTCAAGCGCGAGCATCGGATGGTTGAAGCGGTCAAGGGGGTGAGCTTCTCGCTCGAGCCGGGTGAAATCGTCGGATTCCTTGGTCCGAACGGCGCAGGCAAGACCACCACCCTCAAGATGCTGTCCGGCCTGCTGTACCCCGACGGCGGCATGGCCCACGTGCTCGGGTTCAGGCCGGAGCGCCGCCAAGCGGAGTTCCTGCGCCGGGTGGCGCTGATCATGGGGAACCGCAACAGCCTGCAATGGGATCTGCCGGTGGCCGACTCCCTGGAGCTGCGTCGCGCCATTTACGAGGTCGACAGGGGAGATTTCGAGCAACGGAAGGATGCCTATGTCGAGATGCTCGATGTTGGCGGCCTCCTCACCAAGCCCGTCCGCAACCTCTCGCTGGGTGAGCGCATGAAGGTCGAGATTCTCGCCTCGCTCCTGCCACACCCGCAGGTGCTCTTCCTCGACGAGCCGACCATCGGGCTCGACATCACGATGCAGAAGCGGATCCGGGAGTTCGTCGCCACGTACGCGGCCGCGACCGGGGCGAGTGTCTTGCTCACCAGTCACTACATGGCCGACGTCACCGCCCTCGCCGAACGCGTAATCGTCATCCATCGCGGGAGCATCCTGTTCGACGGCGATCTCGCCGGCCTCTCCGATCGGTTCACGGCCCACAAGACGATCGTGGTGGCGGTTGCCGGCGAGTTGGGGACGCTCACCCATCTCGGCAGGGTCCTGGAGCAGAACTCCTTCAAGGCCACGCTCGAGGTACCGAAGGAGGCGATAGCTTCGGTGGCTGCCCGGCTGCTGGCCGACTACTCGGTGACCGACCTCTCGATCGAAGATCCGCCCATCGAGGACGTCATCGAGCATGCGTTCGCCATCGGCGACGCCCAAGCGGCTGAAGAAGAAGAGGACGTCCGGTCGTGA
- a CDS encoding SPFH/Band 7/PHB domain protein, with protein MIGLLIVLAVMAIVIAATGLKVVRPFEQGLIEFLGRYQRTVGEGLRWVMPFVKRMTKVDMRERVIDVPPQEVITKDNVVVTVDAVIYYEATDPVKLTYNVQNFAQAVIKLAQTNLRNVIGDLQLDEALTSRELINTTLRSILDVATDKWGTRVVRVEIQRIEPPPDVTDAMHRQMKAERDRRAVVTEAEGQKRSAILKAEGVKEAQILRAEGEAEAIKRVADADKYQKLTVAEGEGQAIERVFGAIHHGDPTPDLIAIRYLEALQGIADGQATKIFLPLDTSGILGSIGAIRDLFVDVEPAGVAKAGRVTASSPVFEAGEEAPPPEPMG; from the coding sequence TTGATTGGACTTCTGATAGTCCTGGCCGTGATGGCCATCGTGATCGCCGCCACCGGCCTCAAAGTCGTCCGCCCGTTTGAGCAGGGACTCATCGAGTTCCTGGGCAGATATCAGCGGACCGTCGGAGAAGGCCTTCGCTGGGTGATGCCATTCGTGAAGCGCATGACCAAGGTCGACATGCGCGAACGGGTCATCGACGTACCTCCCCAAGAGGTCATCACGAAAGACAACGTGGTGGTCACCGTCGATGCGGTCATCTACTACGAGGCGACTGATCCGGTGAAGCTGACGTACAACGTACAGAACTTCGCCCAGGCGGTCATCAAACTCGCCCAAACGAACCTCCGTAACGTCATCGGTGATCTCCAACTCGACGAGGCTTTGACCTCCCGCGAGTTGATCAACACAACACTGCGCTCGATCCTCGACGTCGCCACCGACAAGTGGGGAACCCGCGTGGTCCGTGTCGAGATCCAACGCATCGAGCCTCCACCCGATGTCACCGACGCCATGCACCGTCAGATGAAGGCGGAGCGCGACCGTCGCGCGGTGGTTACAGAGGCCGAGGGTCAGAAGCGGTCGGCCATCCTCAAAGCGGAGGGTGTCAAGGAAGCGCAGATCTTGCGAGCCGAAGGTGAAGCAGAGGCCATCAAGCGAGTGGCCGATGCCGACAAGTACCAGAAGCTCACGGTTGCCGAAGGTGAAGGACAGGCCATCGAGCGAGTGTTCGGTGCGATCCACCATGGCGACCCGACTCCCGACTTGATCGCCATCCGCTATCTGGAAGCGCTACAAGGTATCGCCGACGGGCAGGCCACGAAGATCTTCCTGCCGCTGGATACCTCAGGCATCCTCGGGAGCATCGGAGCGATCCGGGACCTCTTCGTCGATGTGGAGCCGGCCGGCGTCGCCAAAGCAGGCCGGGTAACGGCGAGCTCTCCTGTCTTCGAGGCGGGCGAGGAAGCGCCACCACCGGAGCCCATGGGATGA
- a CDS encoding M20 family metallopeptidase — protein sequence MDRKAAAQEKFTAVEGELQQISRWMYDNPEIAFEEFDTSARLSTFLEEHGFAVEYPAYGLDTAFVARVGDSGPEVVICAEYDALPGVGHACGHNIIATSALGAGVALAGLADELGIRVTVLGTPAEEMRGGKVDLIEAGAFEGTAASMMIHPSPDDVLDPDVLAVRHIDVTFHGRDSHAAFAPQLGINALDAFVQAYVNVSTLRQAFYPTDKVHCIVTHGGDAPNIIPSMTKSSWYVRAGTKARMVELYDKVIACLDGAATGCTYEVEEIGHPYEDLVNNPVLVDRFNANISALGRTMLRASDFDPGAAGSTDMGNVSHVVPSIHPFLGINAGGHVNHQPEFAAHTVTPDGERAIRDGALAMAWTVIDLAERDLWGQLR from the coding sequence ATGGATCGCAAGGCAGCCGCACAAGAGAAGTTCACCGCTGTCGAGGGCGAACTCCAGCAAATCAGCCGGTGGATGTATGACAACCCGGAAATTGCGTTTGAGGAATTCGATACCTCGGCCCGACTCTCGACGTTTCTCGAGGAGCACGGCTTCGCCGTCGAGTACCCGGCGTATGGACTCGATACGGCCTTTGTGGCACGGGTCGGGGACTCGGGGCCGGAAGTTGTGATCTGCGCGGAGTACGACGCTCTGCCCGGCGTCGGCCATGCCTGTGGTCACAACATCATCGCCACGTCGGCGCTGGGAGCGGGAGTCGCGCTCGCCGGCCTGGCCGACGAGCTCGGCATCCGGGTGACGGTGCTCGGCACACCCGCCGAAGAGATGAGGGGCGGCAAGGTCGACCTCATCGAGGCCGGCGCATTCGAGGGCACCGCCGCTTCGATGATGATCCACCCCTCCCCCGACGATGTGCTCGACCCCGACGTCCTCGCAGTTCGGCACATCGACGTGACTTTCCACGGGCGGGACTCGCACGCCGCCTTCGCTCCACAACTCGGTATCAACGCCCTCGACGCATTCGTGCAGGCTTACGTGAACGTCTCGACACTTCGACAAGCGTTCTACCCGACCGACAAGGTCCATTGCATCGTCACACACGGCGGAGACGCTCCCAACATCATCCCTTCGATGACGAAGTCATCGTGGTACGTCCGGGCCGGAACCAAAGCCAGAATGGTCGAACTGTACGACAAGGTGATCGCCTGCTTGGACGGCGCGGCCACTGGATGTACCTACGAGGTCGAGGAGATCGGCCACCCCTACGAAGACCTGGTCAACAACCCCGTCCTCGTTGACCGGTTCAACGCCAATATCTCTGCCCTCGGGCGGACCATGCTGCGTGCAAGCGACTTCGACCCAGGGGCAGCCGGTTCCACAGACATGGGCAACGTTTCCCACGTCGTTCCCTCGATTCACCCGTTCCTCGGCATCAACGCCGGCGGCCACGTGAACCATCAACCGGAGTTCGCCGCCCATACGGTGACACCAGACGGCGAGCGAGCAATCAGAGACGGCGCTCTCGCCATGGCGTGGACGGTGATCGACCTGGCGGAGCGCGACCTATGGGGTCAGCTGCGATGA
- a CDS encoding thioredoxin family protein → MIFKRRQKAVQANSLAQIDEMVASGKPVLIDFFQFGCPPCKVMDGIVDEIADEFGSNAHVVKANVANVPDAAQHFKIRSTPTFVLVSTSERQKKKSKPNGNRVVATQRWRASGLVKKDQLRRVLEREGAEPIEA, encoded by the coding sequence ATGATCTTCAAACGTCGGCAAAAGGCCGTACAAGCCAACTCCCTCGCGCAAATCGACGAGATGGTCGCGTCCGGCAAACCAGTGCTGATCGACTTCTTTCAATTCGGTTGCCCTCCCTGCAAAGTGATGGACGGCATTGTCGACGAAATCGCCGACGAGTTCGGCTCGAACGCCCACGTAGTCAAGGCCAACGTGGCAAACGTGCCGGACGCAGCCCAGCACTTCAAGATCCGATCGACCCCCACCTTCGTGCTCGTTTCAACTTCTGAGCGTCAGAAGAAGAAGAGCAAGCCGAACGGCAACCGGGTCGTCGCAACCCAGCGGTGGCGAGCGTCGGGTCTCGTGAAAAAGGATCAGCTGCGGCGGGTACTCGAACGCGAGGGCGCCGAGCCGATCGAGGCGTAG
- a CDS encoding amino acid ABC transporter ATP-binding protein, with amino-acid sequence MPGDKDIIISDGVKKWFGDFQALKGVTTNVKEGEVVVIIGPSGSGKSTFIRCINRLEVHQEGRIVVDGVELTNDLRNIEKIRSEVGMVFQQFNLFPHLTVMQNITLAPIWVRKHTRADAEETAMALLERVGIPEQADKFPGQLSGGQQQRVAIARSLAMEPRIMLFDEPTSALDPEMIKEVLDVMKELARSGMTMLVVTHEMGFAKEVADRVLFFDYGNIVEAGTPEHFFTNPQHDRTKLFLSQIL; translated from the coding sequence GTGCCAGGCGACAAAGACATCATCATCAGCGACGGCGTCAAGAAATGGTTTGGCGACTTCCAGGCGCTCAAAGGCGTGACGACGAACGTCAAAGAGGGCGAAGTCGTTGTGATCATCGGCCCTTCCGGATCGGGCAAGTCGACGTTCATCCGCTGCATCAATCGCCTCGAAGTGCACCAGGAAGGCCGTATCGTCGTCGACGGCGTCGAACTGACGAACGATCTCCGCAATATCGAGAAGATCCGCTCTGAAGTCGGCATGGTGTTTCAGCAGTTCAATCTGTTCCCTCACCTGACCGTGATGCAGAACATCACCCTGGCGCCGATCTGGGTGCGGAAGCACACGAGGGCGGACGCTGAGGAGACGGCGATGGCGCTGCTGGAGAGGGTTGGAATCCCCGAGCAAGCCGACAAGTTCCCCGGCCAGCTATCCGGTGGTCAGCAACAGCGTGTCGCCATTGCACGATCCCTGGCGATGGAGCCTCGCATCATGCTCTTCGACGAGCCGACTTCCGCGCTCGACCCCGAGATGATCAAAGAGGTCCTGGACGTTATGAAGGAGCTGGCCAGGTCGGGCATGACGATGCTCGTGGTCACCCATGAGATGGGGTTCGCCAAAGAGGTGGCCGACCGGGTGCTGTTCTTCGACTACGGCAACATCGTCGAGGCCGGCACACCGGAGCACTTCTTCACGAACCCCCAACACGACCGCACGAAGCTGTTCCTCAGCCAGATCCTCTAG
- a CDS encoding NfeD family protein produces MSTDRTVTEIVADCERYWLQTRVPRKTADEMRTELEQHLLEATSEGKSPSTVVGPDIATFAEAWASEQRDRSGQLPSWQDVKSGNSERRRNARYALLAYVLIVAAITALGFVVGKGDEAMDFEVWRWVWTILAVVMLIGEMFTAGFFLLPFGIGAGAAALLAWFETGLAVQWITFFAVSIISLLYVRRFVHHQDDFEPTPVASNRFLHAKAIVLETIDPHAGSGMVRMESEEWRATSDGEVIEAGSEVRVERITGSRLVVARDETT; encoded by the coding sequence GTGTCGACCGATAGAACAGTGACGGAGATCGTCGCCGACTGCGAACGCTATTGGCTTCAGACGCGTGTGCCACGAAAAACCGCCGACGAGATGCGGACTGAACTGGAACAACACCTTCTGGAGGCGACGAGTGAGGGGAAATCTCCCTCGACGGTCGTGGGGCCGGACATCGCCACATTTGCCGAAGCGTGGGCATCGGAACAACGGGACCGCTCCGGCCAACTGCCCAGCTGGCAGGACGTCAAGAGCGGAAACTCTGAACGACGTCGGAACGCCCGGTATGCCTTGCTGGCATATGTACTGATTGTCGCGGCGATCACGGCGCTTGGGTTTGTAGTTGGAAAAGGAGATGAAGCAATGGACTTCGAGGTATGGCGCTGGGTTTGGACGATCCTCGCCGTTGTGATGCTCATCGGTGAGATGTTCACAGCGGGGTTCTTCCTGCTGCCGTTCGGCATTGGGGCGGGGGCGGCGGCCCTCCTCGCCTGGTTCGAGACCGGCCTGGCCGTGCAGTGGATCACGTTCTTTGCGGTTTCGATCATTTCGCTTCTCTATGTGCGCCGGTTCGTCCACCATCAGGACGACTTCGAGCCCACCCCGGTGGCGAGTAATCGCTTCCTCCATGCCAAAGCGATCGTCCTCGAGACGATCGACCCGCATGCAGGATCCGGCATGGTGAGAATGGAATCGGAGGAGTGGCGAGCAACCAGCGACGGGGAGGTCATCGAAGCCGGATCTGAGGTGCGCGTCGAGCGGATCACCGGATCGCGCTTGGTAGTGGCCAGGGATGAAACGACATGA
- a CDS encoding PadR family transcriptional regulator has protein sequence MSVERSSQLLKGVLDMCLLAIIAEEPSYGYEMVRKLHERGLSLASEGSIYPLLSRLQRQELIEGYLVASTEGPRRKYYRILPDGDERLATWKAEWQELTEGVNRVLNGGARVDR, from the coding sequence ATGAGCGTCGAACGTAGCTCCCAACTCCTCAAGGGCGTGCTTGACATGTGCCTGCTGGCGATCATCGCCGAGGAGCCGAGCTACGGCTACGAAATGGTCCGCAAACTGCATGAGCGCGGACTGTCGCTGGCGAGCGAAGGCAGCATCTACCCGCTGCTCAGCCGGCTCCAGCGACAGGAGCTCATCGAGGGCTACCTCGTAGCATCGACCGAAGGGCCGAGGCGCAAGTACTACAGGATCCTCCCGGATGGCGATGAACGCCTCGCCACCTGGAAGGCCGAGTGGCAAGAACTGACGGAAGGCGTCAACCGGGTGCTGAATGGAGGTGCACGTGTCGACCGATAG
- a CDS encoding S1C family serine protease — MRASAVRVVVFASIISLILAACGGSSDETTVATTPDTDTTSATAAETTTTAATTGAAGTLGDVKGATVRIVASGTFVDPDYGTQLNSAGSGSGFIIDPAGIAVTNNHVVTGAAFLQVYVGGETEPRNAKILGVSECSDLAVIDIDGDGYPYLEWFDGDVTAGMDIYAIGFPLGTEEYTVLDGIVSKERADGESWWSSVDNVIEHSADILPGNSGGPVVTKDGKVVAVSYASDADGQTYAIGRAEAFKVLDTLRGGADVTSIGINGQAIVGDGYSGIWVASVESGSPAHEAGIRGGDVVTLLEGLVLATDGTMADYCDILRSHDSADPFAIEIYRPDTGEFLDGTLNSGNELEVAFSFSTELDDEIVATGDIYTEYVEISDDSFSLYVDVPIEWTDQQSGIWSLADTDVGVQVLASPDLDGYFGTWTTPGIFFGASTTLGETWTMEDLLDYHGFPDSCVSGGRDAYDDGLYAGLWEVWDSCGGTESSIVNVAAQPADGSFMVLVQMQVVTDADLDALDQALATFVAIMDF; from the coding sequence ATGAGAGCATCAGCCGTACGAGTAGTCGTCTTCGCCTCGATCATTTCCTTGATCCTGGCCGCCTGTGGGGGAAGCAGCGACGAGACGACCGTGGCTACCACGCCCGACACAGACACAACATCGGCTACAGCCGCTGAAACCACGACGACGGCGGCAACAACCGGGGCGGCAGGAACGCTCGGGGATGTCAAGGGAGCCACAGTCCGCATCGTCGCCTCCGGGACGTTCGTCGATCCCGACTACGGAACCCAGCTCAACTCGGCCGGTAGCGGTTCCGGGTTCATCATCGATCCGGCCGGAATCGCCGTCACGAACAACCATGTCGTCACCGGCGCCGCCTTTCTCCAGGTCTACGTTGGGGGCGAGACCGAACCGCGCAACGCCAAGATTTTGGGCGTATCCGAGTGTTCCGATCTGGCCGTGATCGACATCGACGGTGACGGCTACCCCTACCTCGAATGGTTCGACGGCGATGTCACTGCGGGGATGGACATCTACGCAATCGGGTTCCCGCTGGGAACCGAGGAGTACACAGTGCTCGACGGCATCGTCTCCAAGGAGAGAGCCGACGGAGAGTCGTGGTGGTCGTCCGTCGACAACGTGATCGAACACTCGGCCGACATCCTTCCCGGCAACTCTGGTGGACCCGTAGTAACCAAGGATGGCAAGGTTGTGGCGGTCAGCTACGCCAGCGACGCGGATGGTCAGACCTACGCCATCGGCCGGGCCGAAGCGTTCAAGGTGCTCGACACGCTGCGCGGCGGTGCGGATGTCACATCGATCGGCATCAACGGCCAGGCCATTGTCGGCGACGGCTACTCCGGCATCTGGGTAGCTTCAGTCGAGTCTGGTTCACCGGCCCACGAAGCCGGGATCCGTGGTGGCGACGTCGTCACTCTGCTCGAAGGCCTCGTACTCGCCACCGACGGGACCATGGCCGACTACTGCGACATTCTCCGCTCCCACGACTCTGCCGATCCGTTTGCCATCGAGATCTACCGGCCTGATACAGGGGAGTTCCTCGACGGCACACTCAACTCGGGGAATGAACTCGAGGTTGCCTTCTCCTTCAGCACGGAACTCGACGACGAGATCGTCGCAACCGGTGACATCTACACCGAATACGTGGAGATTTCGGACGATTCCTTCTCACTCTACGTCGATGTACCGATCGAGTGGACCGACCAGCAATCCGGGATCTGGAGCCTCGCCGACACCGATGTAGGTGTGCAGGTTCTCGCCTCACCGGACCTCGACGGCTACTTCGGGACGTGGACGACACCCGGAATCTTCTTCGGAGCGTCCACAACCCTCGGTGAAACGTGGACGATGGAGGACTTGCTGGATTACCACGGCTTCCCCGACTCTTGTGTCAGCGGCGGTCGGGATGCATACGACGACGGTTTGTACGCCGGTCTGTGGGAGGTCTGGGATTCCTGCGGTGGAACCGAATCGTCGATCGTCAACGTTGCTGCCCAACCTGCCGACGGGTCCTTCATGGTTCTCGTTCAGATGCAGGTGGTAACCGATGCCGATCTCGATGCTCTCGATCAAGCGCTGGCCACTTTCGTCGCCATCATGGACTTCTAG